A single region of the Corticium candelabrum chromosome 15, ooCorCand1.1, whole genome shotgun sequence genome encodes:
- the LOC134190558 gene encoding coiled-coil domain-containing protein 6-like, whose amino-acid sequence MSTASGSAPEEAHRCVRCQTLVQENVVLHAEVEVLRLRCKNLQEENKALRRASVSIQAQAEQEEEYISNTLMKKIQALKKEKETLAVNYEQEEEFLTNDLTRKLNQLRQEKVELEQTLEQEQEYKVNKLMKKIEKLEGETTSKQSSLEQLRREKVDLENALEQEQEMLMNRLWKRMDRLEAEKRMLEERLGQLTTPPPSPLPPDQNTATLSGRVKELQGEVKRLTRQLNEVEARNLEKTAAFEEEEKAIQEENVRLQRRLILEIERRENLSRQLSESESSLEMEDERHFNEYAKDLCRSRSASFGHERSASMSSLGVRDKAPLALDRSSSFNRDGKDVPLPATRHSLGRPSSPVPHHSPTGRRSASPAFLNTNAFTPPSPYTSRHHTYGMVNSPTSLVFTSSAFPSSASGFAKPKQSRPKGRQVQHSRANQKSGHH is encoded by the coding sequence ATGTCGACCGCCAGCGGAAGCGCCCCCGAAGAGGCGCACCGCTGCGTTCGCTGTCAGACACTTGTACAAGAGAACGTCGTTCTTCACGCCGAAGTCGAGGTTCTTCGCTTGCGCTGCAAGAACCTACAAGAGGAGAACAAAGCCCTGAGGCGTGCCTCCGTGTCTATCCAAGCTCAGGCAGAGCAGGAAGAGGAGTACATCTCTAACACATTGATGAAGAAGATTCAGGCGctaaagaaagagaaagagacgTTAGCTGTCAATTACGAACAAGAAGAGGAATTCTTGACCAACGACCTTACCCGTAAGCTAAACCAGTTGAGACAGGAGAAGGTGGAGTTGGAGCAGACGTTGGAGCAAGAGCAGGAGTATAAGGTCAACAAACTGATGAAGAAGATCGAGAAACTGGAGGGTGAGACCACGAGCAAGCAGAGCAGTCTAGAGCAGCTCAGACGGGAGAAAGTAGACTTGGAAAACGCCTTAGAGCAGGAACAAGAAATGCTGATGAATCGTCTGTGGAAGAGAATGGATCGACTGGAGGCCGAGAAAAGAATGCTCGAAGAACGACTAGGACAGCTAACTACACCTCCACCTTCACCCTTGCCGCCTGACCAGAACACGGCCACCTTATCCGGCCGAGTCAAGGAACTTCAAGGTGAAGTCAAACGGCTGACAAGGCAGTTGAATGAAGTCGAAGCTAGAAATTTAGAAAAAACGGCTGCATTCGAGGAAGAAGAAAAAGCCATACAGGAAGAGAACGTTCGCCTACAGCGACGACTAATATTGGAGATTGAAAGACGCGAGAATCTCAGCAGGCAATTATCTGAAAGCGAGTCGAGCCTAGAAATGGAAGACGAGCGTCACTTCAATGAATATGCCAAGGACTTGTGCCGATCCAGAAGTGCAAGTTTTGGTCACGAACGTAGTGCTTCGATGAGCAGCCTCGGGGTGAGAGATAAAGCCCCTCTTGCACTTGATCGTAGCAGCAGCTTCAATCGTGACGGAAAGGACGTACCGTTGCCTGCTACACGTCACTCCTTGGGTCGACCATCAAGCCCAGTGCCACACCACTCACCAACTGGGCGTCGGTCGGCATCACCTGCATTCCTCAACACCAATGCATTCACTCCTCCGTCTCCATACACAAGTCGACACCACACCTACGGCATGGTCAATTCACCTACATCATTGGTCTTCACATCGTCAGCCTTTCCATCATCGGCTTCAGGCTTCGCCAAGCCCAAACAGTCAAGACCGAAAGGAAGGCAGGTCCAACACTCACGAGCCAATCAAAAATCCGGCCACCACTAG
- the LOC134190563 gene encoding ras-related protein Rab-14, with protein MATGPYNYSYIFKYIIIGDMGVGKSCLLHQFTEKKFMADCPHTIGVEFGTRIIEVSGQKIKLQIWDTAGQERFRAVTRSYYRGAAGALMVYDITRRSTYNHLSSWLTDARNLTNPNTVIFLIGNKSDLDAQRDVTYEEAKQFAEENGLMFLEASAKTGENVEDAFLETAKKIYQNIQDGSLDLNAAESGVQHKPASPRQDLRNDQQQQQDKCSC; from the exons ATGGCGACGGGACCGTATAACTACTCGTATATCTTCAAATACATCATAATCG GTGACATGGGAGTCGGAAAGTCTTGCTTGCTGCACCAATTCACCGAGAAAAAAT TCATGGCTGATTGTCCGCACACGATTGGAGTCGAGTTCGGTACTCGGATCATCGAAGTGTCCGGACAGAAGATCAAACTCCAGATCTGGGACACGGCTGGGCAAGAAAGATTCAG AGCAGTGACGAGGAGCTATTATCGAGGAGCTGCTGGAGCTCTGATGGTGTACGATATCACTAG ACGTAGCACATACAATCACTTGAGTAGTTGGCTGACGGACGCGAGAAATCTGACGAATCCAAACACGGTCATCTTCCTAATCGGGAATAAATCGGATCTCGATGCACAACGAGATGTGACATATGAGGAGGCGAAACAGTTTGCGGAAGAAAACG GACTAATGTTTCTCGAAGCGAGCGCAAAAAC GGGCGAGAATGTAGAAGATGCGTTCTTGGAAACAGCCAAGAAGATCTATCAGAACATCCAGGATGGAAG TTTGGATCTAAACGCTGCCGAGTCAGGAGTTCAGCATAAACCGGCCAGCCCTCGGCAGGACTTGCGAAACgatcaacaacagcagcaagacAAATGCTCGTGTTAG
- the LOC134190557 gene encoding uncharacterized protein LOC134190557: MERETGDETAGTETRRQELFIQSCGESIGSSSFANESSPVLPPLSSSATLNIAPKPEEIVQALKQRWTLLSLPQSAVVVVHSDGESSVSVANAAGDIAASKEDGSMQGSSIGRKRKENVESSLRHICQYCGKEYKSDKWLKHHIQLKHGDGDDNSGDDDSDDSNDEAFVAEMIATKFSKNFVCEHCKKRYKSFVGLKYHLETQHTDPATAASFDCEECGKHYRSNAGLKYHLQHHHSTPPITETLKSCNVNDVPSIQDENDSRNESANNEIQQLEDGTWVCLTCGKKDKSARDIFHHIDMTHARKKPRIDTTGHGMRRSAQKALRTFACQSDQDDDACSVLSHHSDDNEYASSVQPSESMSKYRTKTSNIHHKAKSSRVRTATASEITEIQESQKQIINVNTSNWKDVFTTDQVIDIEKRLRQGRKLKCFNKDCDKSLGTAVGLAYHYQRCGRQTPQYLCEICHAVYSSQAGLTYHMRNVHAPNVTIDFSADMISEDSEDMDWSFPDESSGAKLKETRNAFVSERKRQKHQHLVESIANVDLTLSGTKENLFSGRASNRVPSARSKEIRRVKLLAADPRAKGWTEISRARYSHNCVLEDLTPHSAAWTLVSPNEASSHLPTAQLSSPFVVKNIEKGGKQCTLSRKESNSRNDRDEPHQVTNLDEDSSVDSNIRYQLKLFEYCCLSSVYQDESLVFNAGGPVWAMDWCPQPEGSDCVVEYCAISVHHTSDETHSVGRAFNGKGVIQLWAIKDSHSLSAHMDIAIAHGWGCVWDIKWSPQAWQCERHEFANETEWRRLGVLAVACSTGKVQILSIPHPSHLKQSQSLDYALYHAQPNVTLIPGAVGHHKDGQHGQAWCVSWRPDDGHSQVAAGFSDGSVGIWRIDTKCPWLQVKANGGDSSLPGKVLLPVQQFFAHGAVVRSLCWSAVNTDIIATAAHGRDSVVRVWNLNDVSTPVQDLGQLSGWVYEMQWLTYWNILGTVGDYTPVSKVKRHAELVMLNKLSSHKQPNRRPLCPRSSPFMSTSFSEWHNTLAFGSADGCVCIHILPSLASSVVSLDGDWDLFSVSEEKPENSDDVVIVFSDYDMQKFAVTSAGNPKGTRKSEIASHTVLSSPLSAVNKVRWNPNYKHRLWLLSGTKSGLVRLTRVGGLL, encoded by the exons ATGGAGAGAGAAACTGGAGACGAAACTGCTGGAACAGAAACAAGACGTCAAGAACTGTTTATTCAGAGCTGCGGAGAAAGCATTGGGTCAAGCAGTTTTGCAAATGAGAGCTCACCTGTACTGCCACCACTCTCTTCTTCTGCCACCTTGAATATTGCTCCGAAGCCGGAAGAAATCGTGCAGGCTCTCAAGCAGCGATGGACTTTGCTTTCTTTGCCTCAATCTGCCGTTGTCGTTGTCCACTCTGATGGAGAGTCTAGTGTCAGTGTCGCAAATGCTGCTGGTGATATTGCTGCTTCGAAGGAGGATGGCTCTATGCAGGGGTCTAGTAtaggaagaaagagaaaggagAACGTTGAG TCGTCTTTGCGTCACATATGCCAGTATTGTGGTAAAGAGTATAAGTCAGATAAATGGCTGAAGCATCACATTCAACTGAAGCATGGGGATGGAGATGACAATTCT ggtgatgacgacagtGATGACTCCAATGATGAAGCATTTGTTGCTGAG ATGATTGCTACGAAGTTTAGCAAAAATTTTGTGTGTGAACATTGTAAGAAGAGATACAAATCCTTCGTTGGCTTAAAATATCATTTAGAAACGCAGCACACTGATCCAGCA ACTGCCGCCAGCTTTGACTGTGAAGAATGTGGGAAGCATTACAGATCAAATGCTGGACTAAAGTATCATCTTCAGCACCATCACTCAACACCACCCATCACT GAAACTTTGAAATCTTGTAATGTGAATGACGTTCCAAGCATTCAAGATGAA AATGACAGTAGAAATGAAAGTGCAAACAATGAAATTCAACAG TTAGAAGATGGCACGTGGGTTTGCCTCACTTGTGGTAAGAAAGATAAGTCAGCACGAGATATTTTTCATCATATTGACATGACTCATGCAAGAAAAAAGCCA AGAATTGATACAACAGGTCATGGCATGAGGAGATCTGCTCAGAA AGCTTTGAGAACATTTGCTTGCCAAAGTGATCAAGATGATGATGCTTGCAGCGTATTG TCTCATCATTCAGATGATAATGAGTATGCATCTTCAGTCCAACCAAGTGAAAGTATGAGTAAATACAGAACAAAAACATCAAATATACACCACAAAGCAAAGTCATCG AGAGTGAGGACAGCAACTGCATCAGAGATAACCGAAATACAGGAGTCACAGAAACAGATCATTAATGTTAATACATCAAACTGGAAGGATGTGTTTACGACAGATCAAGTGATCGACATTGAGAAACGGCTGAGACAGGGAAGAAAGCTGAAGTGCTTCAATAAG GACTGTGACAAAAGTTTAGGAACGGCTGTTGGATTGGCATATCACTACCAGAGATGTGGCAGACAG ACTCCACAATATTTATGTGAAATCTGCCATGCAGTGTACTCTTCGCAAGCAGGACTGACATATCATATGAGGAATGTTCATGCTCCTAACGTAACTATTGATTTTTCAGCAGACATGATTTCGGAAGATTCAGAGGACATGGAT TGGAGTTTTCCTGACGAGAGCTCTGGTGCAAAACTTAAGGAAACAAGGAATGCATTTGTATcagagagaaagagacagaaacatcAGCACCTGGTGGAAAGCATTGCCAACGTTGACCTCACTTTGAGTGGCACCAAAGAGAACCTCTTTTCTGGAAGAGCTTCCAATCGTGTTCCCAGTGCAAGGAGTAAGGAGATTAGACGTGTCAAGTTGTTGGCAGCAGATCCAAGAGCAAAAGGCTGGACTGAAATAAG TCGTGCTCGTTACTCACACAACTGTGTACTGGAAGACTTGACGCCTCACTCTGCAGCATGGACGCTTGTCTCTCCCAA TGAAGCATCGTCTCACCTGCCAACGGCCCAACTTTCTTCTCCTTTTGTGGTGAAGAACATTGAGAAAGGAGGAAAACAGTGTACATTGAGTAGGAAAGAAAGTAACAGTAGAAATGACAGGGATGAGCCTCATCAGGTTACCAATCTTGATGAAGACAGTTCTGTTGATAGCAACATACGTTATCAACTTAAACTGTTTGAGTattgctgtctgtcttctgtgtATCAAGATGAGAGTCTCGTGTTTAATGCGGGTGGGCCTGTCTGGGCAATGGATTGGTGTCCACAACCAG AGGGTAGTGACTGTGTTGTTGAGTATTGTGCCATTAGCGTACATCACACGTCTGATGAA ACTCACAGTGTTGGGAGAGCGTTTAATGGAAAAGGTGTTATTCAGTTGTGGGCAATAAAGGATTCTCACTCTCTATCCGCTCACATGGATATAGCAATTGCTCATGGCTGGGGTTGTGTGTGGGACATCAAATGGAGTCCTCAGGCATGGCAATGTGAACGGCACGAGTTTGCTAATGAG ACTGAGTGGCGTCGACTTGGAGTATTGGCTGTGGCTTGTAGTACAGGCAAAGTTCAGATTCTCAG TATACCACATCCATCGCACTTGAAACAATCGCAGTCACTTGATTACG CTCTTTATCATGCTCAGCCCAATGTTACGCTTATTCCTGGTGCTGTCGGTCATCATAAGGATGGGCAACATGGGCAGGCATGGTGTGTAAGCTGGAGACCAGATGATGGTCATAGCCAAGTAGCTGCTGGTTTTTCTGATG GGAGTGTTGGTATATGGCGTATTGATACAAAGTGTCCATGGCTACAAGTCAAGGCTAATGGTGGGGACAGTTCGTTGCCTGGGAAGG tgcTGTTGCCGGTTCAGCAGTTTTTTGCACATGGGGCTGTTGTTAGATCTCTGTGTTGGTCAGCAGTAAATACTGACATAATTGCGACTG CTGCTCACGGCAGAGATTCAGTTGTACGAGTTTGGAACTTAAATGATGTATCTACTCCTGTTCAAGATCTTGGCCAATtatctg GCTGGGTATACGAAATGCAGTGGCTTACCTACTGGAACATTTTGGGAACAGTCGGGGACTACACACCCGTATC AAAGGTGAAACGTCATGCGGAACTGGTCATGTTGAACAAGTTGAGCAGccacaaacagccaaacagaagACCGTTGTGTCCAAGATCATCACCTTTTATG AGCACCTCGTTCAGTGAGTGGCACAACACTTTGGCTTTCGGTAGTGCAGACGgctgtgtgtgtattcatatTCTTCCATCTCTTGCTTCTTCGGTTGTCTCACTAGATGGTGACTGG GATCTATTTAGTGTTTCTGAAGAGAAACCAGAAAATTCAGACGATGTTGTGATTGTTTTCAGTGATTACGACATGCAA AAATTTGCTGTCACATCGGCTGGCAACCCCAAAGGAACTAGAAAATCTGAAATTGCTTCTCacactgttctttcttctcctctGAGTGCGGTTAATAAG GTACGATGGAACCCCAACTATAAACACAGACTGTGGCTACTTAGTGGCACCAAATCAGGTCTAGTCCGATTGACGAGGGTTGGTGGCTTGCTCTAG
- the LOC134190561 gene encoding dnaJ homolog subfamily A member 1-like, producing the protein MVKETKYYDVLGVNPSCTESELKKAYRKLALKYHPDKNPDAGDKFKEISQAYEVLSNPKKRETYDQHGEDGLKGGGDTDGFSSPMDIFDMFFGGGRKQRDARTKSVYNQMRVSLEDLYNGATHTLPFNKQVICTECKGIGGKEGSVKQCDTCGGSGIHVQYRQHMLGLVQQVQSHCRKCSGTGEVIREKDRCKSCRGHKTVTLKRSLEIHVDKGMEDGQKITFMGEADQQPGKEPGDIVIILDEEQHRTFKRQGTDLRIEMEISLVEALCGFQRPITHLDERVLVISRHPGDVIKHGDEKVVLNEGMPQYKNPYEKGRLIIRFNVKFPSPGFVEISQLPLVAELLPPRKPVPPVEDDVLEVDLVDITPSMGRRVNYDDDDDDDRRGHTVQCQQQ; encoded by the exons ATGGTGAAGGAGACAAAGTATTATG ACGTACTTGGCGTCAATCCGAGCTGTACAGAGTCAGAATTGAAAAAAGCTTACAGAAAACTAGCTCTGAAATACCATCCGGACAAGAACCCAGACGCAGGAGATAAA TTCAAAGAAATATCCCAGGCGTACGAGGTTCTCTCGAATCCCAAAAAACGCGAAACGTACGACCAACACGGAGAGGATGGATTGAAAGGAGGCGGTGACACCGACGGATTCTCGTCTCCCATGGATATCTTTGATATGTTCTTTGGGGGTGGACGTAAGCAGCGTGATGCAAGGACAAAGTCAGTGTATAATCAAATGAGG GTTTCTTTGGAAGATTTATATAATGGtgcaacacacacattgcCCTTCAACAAGCAAGTCATCTGTACTGAATGCAAGGGAATAGGAGGGAAAGAG GGTTCGGTGAAACAATGTGATACGTGCGGTGGAagtggaatacatgttcaGTATCGACAACATATGTTGGGATTAGTACAACAGGTTCAGTCACACTGTCGAAAATGTAGTGGCACGGGAGAAGTCATCAGAG AGAAAGATCGATGTAAGTCGTGTAGAGGACACAAAACTGTGACCCTAAAGAGAAGTCTTGAAATCCATGTTGACAAAGGAATGGAAGATGGTCAAAAGATAACATTTATGGGCGAAGCAGACCAG CAACCAGGGAAAGAACCTGGTGACATTGTTATCATATTGGATGAAGAGCAACATAGAACGTTCAAGCGGCAAGGCACAGATCTCCGTATAGAGATG GAGATCAGTTTAGTCGAAGCTTTGTGTGGGTTCCAGAGACCCATCACACATCTAGATGAACGGGTGCTGGTCATCTCAAGACATCCCGGAGACGTCATCAAGCATG GCGACGAGAAGGTGGTGTTGAATGAAGGCATGCCACAGTATAAGAACCCTTACGAGAAAGGCAGATTGATTATCCGTTTCAAT GTGAAATTTCCTTCACCCGGGTTTGTTGAAATAAGTCAGTTACCATTAGTAGCAGAACTCCTGCCGCCCCGTAAACCGGTGCCGCCTGTAGAAGACGACGTGTTGGAAGTCGATTTAGTTGATATCACCCCTTCCATGGGGCGTCGTGTT aattatgatgatgatgatgacgacgacagaCGAGGTCATACGGTTCAATGTCAGCAACAGTGA